GATAAGCTTTTCTAGAGCTACCTTATCTCCAGCACGAATCTTTTGTGCCAGTTCCACTTCCTCATCTGCAGTAATTAGGTCTACTTTACCTATCTCCTGCAAATATTTATCTAATGATGCCGTTTCCCTATTGGTAACCTGCTTGGTAATTTTAAGTTGTCTCATAATATTTTTTGCTCAAAAAAAGAGTTACGGCATAGTGTACGACCATACCACTAAAAAGGTTACACTAAAAATGAAAAAGTTTTCAGTTTCTCTTTTTATTTATTTTAAATGTTTCGTAATCGCTTCGCTATCAGGTTTAGTAGTACTTAGATAGCTTTCTATTATTTTTCCGTTTTCGTCTAGAAGAAATTTGGTAAAATTCCAAAGTATGGTGGTATCTTTAACTCCGTTTAATTCCTTTTTAGTAAGAAACTGAAAAATAGGTGCTATATCTTCTCCTTTCACAGAAACCTTAGCTGCCATAGGAAAAGTTACACCATAGTTCATTTGACAAAAGGTTTTAATTTCGGTATTAGTTCCTGGTTCTTGCCCTCCAAAGTTATTAGCTGGGAAGCCTACTACCACTAGCCTATCTTTATATTTTTGATAGAGCTTTTCCAAGGCTTCATACTGAGGTGTAAAACCACACTCAGACGCTGTATTTACAATAAGTATTTTTTTGCCTTTGAAATCCGCAAAATTAATTTCTCCACCATCTAAACTTTCCACTTTATAATCGTAGATACTTTTAGAAAGCTTAGATGTATCCTGTTGTACCTCACTTTTTTTGCTAGAGCACTGCACTAAAGCAATTACAGATAGCATAAGTATAAAGAGCTTTTTCATTATATCTTTTATTTTATTTTAAAGGTATTGTCAGGGAATGCTTTATTAACCTCTATTTTATTAAGTAACATCACATAATCTCCTTCTTTTTTAGGAGTAGAAGCCTCTATTCTAAAAGGCATTGTAAGCCCATTTACCTTTTTAAAATCCGAGTATAAAAGCGTTTCTCCTTTCTTCACTTCTTTAAGAAGCATATAGTTTTCAGTATCAAAATAATACAGAGTTTTATTTACATTTTTAGTAAGCTCTACCTTATAGCACAATCTTTCCCCTACTTTATCCTTACCCAAAATCACAGCCGTGAATCCTTTAGCCTCAAAATCAATAAAATCTGTATCAAAACTTTCAGGTTGGTAGCTCTCAAATTCCTGTAACTTATTGTTAGCATAGTTCATTGCATAGCCTTTTTTACCATCATAAGCCTCTATAACACTCTCTTTATTATTGATAATGATAGATGTTTTGGTAAGATTAGGACGCTGCTGATAGATTTTAATAGGATACTCTTCCTGTACTCCTAAAACCACTTTACCTTGTAACATTATGGAATTTAATAACTTCCATTTAGTAAGTCCTCCTGTTAGTTCTATATTTTTGTCTATAATTTCTTTGGCTGTCTGTGTATAAAAAAACTGTGCCAAAGCTAATAATACAACTAATGCTATCTTCTTTATCATTATCTTCTTTTTTTAAATTAAAGTCTAAGCAATTGCTTTGCTTTTTCTAAATCTTCTGGAACATCTATACCAACACCAACGAAATCGGTTTCTATCATTTTTATTTTCATGCCATATTCCAAATACCTGATGCACTCTATTTTTTCTGCTATTTCGAGAGGTTTCATTGCTAAACTAGAAAACTCTAGCAACGCTTCCCTTCTAAAAGCATAAACGCCAATATGTTTAAAATATTGCAAATCATCTGTTTTCTCTCTAGGAAAAGGAATAACGGAACGACTGAAATAAAGAGCAAAGCCATTATTATCCGTAATTACTTTTACATTATTAGGATTTTCTATATCGTCCCACTGTTCTAGTTTTATTTTAAGCGAAGCTAAAGAAATACTCTTATCCTTATCTTCATCAAAAACTGAAATCAATTGTTTTAGAGGTTCTTTTTTAAGAAACGGCTCATCACCTTGCACATTTACAACAATATCACACTCAATATCTTTTACGGCTTCGGCTATTCTATCACTTCCCGTTTCGTGTGTACCTGTCATTACTGCCTTTCCACCGTTTTCCTTAATTTCATTAAAAATAATCTCGGAATCTGTTGCTACAAAAACTTCATCAAAAAGCCCTGTTTCCACCACATTTTGATAAGTTGTAGAAATAACAGTTTTATCTCCCAACAATTCCATTAGCTTGCCAGGAAATCTACTTGCTTGATAACGAGCAGGAATTACAGCAATTATTCTTTGTTTCATTCTTTTTTATTTATAATTGAGAAA
The genomic region above belongs to Riemerella anatipestifer and contains:
- a CDS encoding glutathione peroxidase — encoded protein: MKKLFILMLSVIALVQCSSKKSEVQQDTSKLSKSIYDYKVESLDGGEINFADFKGKKILIVNTASECGFTPQYEALEKLYQKYKDRLVVVGFPANNFGGQEPGTNTEIKTFCQMNYGVTFPMAAKVSVKGEDIAPIFQFLTKKELNGVKDTTILWNFTKFLLDENGKIIESYLSTTKPDSEAITKHLK
- the kdsB gene encoding 3-deoxy-manno-octulosonate cytidylyltransferase, encoding MKQRIIAVIPARYQASRFPGKLMELLGDKTVISTTYQNVVETGLFDEVFVATDSEIIFNEIKENGGKAVMTGTHETGSDRIAEAVKDIECDIVVNVQGDEPFLKKEPLKQLISVFDEDKDKSISLASLKIKLEQWDDIENPNNVKVITDNNGFALYFSRSVIPFPREKTDDLQYFKHIGVYAFRREALLEFSSLAMKPLEIAEKIECIRYLEYGMKIKMIETDFVGVGIDVPEDLEKAKQLLRL
- a CDS encoding histidine kinase, translating into MIKKIALVVLLALAQFFYTQTAKEIIDKNIELTGGLTKWKLLNSIMLQGKVVLGVQEEYPIKIYQQRPNLTKTSIIINNKESVIEAYDGKKGYAMNYANNKLQEFESYQPESFDTDFIDFEAKGFTAVILGKDKVGERLCYKVELTKNVNKTLYYFDTENYMLLKEVKKGETLLYSDFKKVNGLTMPFRIEASTPKKEGDYVMLLNKIEVNKAFPDNTFKIK